In one Serinus canaria isolate serCan28SL12 chromosome 2, serCan2020, whole genome shotgun sequence genomic region, the following are encoded:
- the RNF19A gene encoding E3 ubiquitin-protein ligase RNF19A isoform X1 encodes MKFNPFLMSDLDMSLHRQMGSDRDLQSSASSVSLPSVKKAPKKRRISLGSLFRRKKDTKRKSRDLNGGVDGIASIESIHSEMCTDKNSIFSTCTSSDNGTTSSSKPSGDFMECPLCLLRHSKDRFPEIMTCHHRSCVDCLRQYLRIEISESRVNISCPECSERFNPHDIRLILNDDILMEKYEEFMLRRWLVADPDCRWCPAPDCGYAVIAFGCASCPKLTCGREGCGTEFCYHCKQIWHPNQTCDAARQERAQSLRLRTIRSSSISYSQESGAAADDIKPCPRCAAYIIKMNDGSCNHMTCAVCGCEFCWLCMKEISDLHYLSPSGCTFWGKKPWSRKKKILWQLGTLVGAPVGIALIAGIAIPAMIIGIPVYVGRKIHNRYEGKDVSKHKRNLAIAGGVTLSVIVSPVVAAVTVGIGVPIMLAYVYGVVPISLCRSGGCGVSAGNGKGVRIEFDDENDINVGGTNAAVDSTSVAEARHNPSIGEGSVGGLTGSLSASGSHMDRIGAMRDNLSETASTMALAGASITGSLSGSAMVNCFNRLEVQADVQKERYSLSGESGTVSLGTVSDNASTKAMAGSILNSYIPLDREGNSLEVQVDIESKPAKFRHHSGSSSVEDGGAAGRGSACCSGPPEGKAGATKWSKDSTAGKKCKGKLRKKSSMKINETREDMDAQLLEQQSTNSSEFDSPSLSDSIPSVADSHSSHFSEFSCSDMESMKTSCSHGSSDYHTRFTTVSVLPEVENDRLENSPQPSGIPVPVPTAPSTDVPQLSYIAEENINNGSSTDVGLGVGETPKETNNNHSQQAVELSTAIQTEM; translated from the exons ATGAAATTTAACCCCTTTCTGATGAGTGACCTAGACATGAGTTTACATCGGCAAATGGGCTCTGATCGGGACCTCCAGTCTTCTGCTTCCTCTGTGAGCCTGCCATCAGTTAAAAAGGCaccaaagaaaagaagaatttcgCTGGGCTCACTTTTTCggagaaaaaaagacacaaaacgCAAATCTAGGGATTTAAATGGAGGTGTTGATGGAATTGCAAGTATTGAAAGTATTCATTCAGAAATGTGTACAGACAAGAACTCTATTTTCTCCACATGTACCTCTTCTGATAACGGAACAACCTCTAGCAGCAAACCAAGCGGAGACTTCATGGAATGCCCCTTGTGCCTTTTGCGGCACTCCAAGGACAGGTTCCCCGAGATAATGACTTGTCACCATAGATCCTGTGTGGATTGCTTACGTCAGTATCTGCGGATAGAGATCTCTGAGAGCAGAGTTAATATTAGCTGCCCAGAATGCTCAGAACGCTTTAATCCTCATGATATTCGTTTGATATTAAATGATGACATCTTGATGGAAAAATATGAAGAGTTTATGCTTAGGCGATGGCTGGTTGCGGATCCTGATTGTAGGTGGTGCCCAGCTCCAGATTGCGG GTACGCAGTGATCGCGtttggctgtgccagctgccccaAGCTGACGTGCGGGCGAGAGGGCTGCGGGACGGAGTTCTGCTACCACTGTAAGCAGATCTGGCATCCCAACCAGACCTGCGATGCTGCCCGCCAggagagagctcagagcctgcGCCTGAGAACAATCCGCTCTTCATCTATCAGTTACAGCCAGGAGTCTGGAGCAGCAG ctgATGACATAAAGCCATGCCCACGCTGTGCTGCttatataataaaaatgaatgatGGAAGCTGCAATCATATGACTTGTGCTGTCTGCGGCTGTGAATTCTGTTGGCTATGTATGAAAGAGATCTCAGATTTACATTATTTAAG CCCATCAGGTTGCACATTTTGGGGAAAGAAGCCATGGAGCCGTAAGAAGAAAATCCTGTGGCAGCTAGGGACACTTGTTGGAGCTCCTGTAGGAATTGCCCTAATAGCTGGCATTGCTATTCCTGCTATGATTATTGGAATTCCTGTCTATGTGGGACGTAAG atTCACAATCGATACGAAGGCAAAGACGTTTCAAAGCACAAGCGAAACTTGGCTATAGCAGGTGGTGTAACCTTATCTGTAATTGTTTCTCCAGTTGTAGCTGCAGTAACCGTAG GTATTGGTGTTCCTATTATGCTGGCTTATGTGTATGGAGTTGTTCCAATTTCTCTCTGCCGAAGTGGAGGCTGTGGTGTGTCAGCTGGCAATGGAAAAGGTGTCAGGATAGAATTTGATGATGAAAATGATATAAATGTTGGTGGAACAAATGCAGCTGTAG ATAGCACGTCGGTGGCGGAGGCGCGTCACAACCCCAGCATAGGGGAGGGCAGCGTGGGGGGCCTGACGGGCAGCCTGAGCGCCAGCGGCAGCCACATGGACAGGATCGGAGCCATGCGCGACAACCTGAGCGAGACAGCCAGCACCATGGCCCTGGCTGGGGCCAGCATCACGGGCAGCCTCTCGGGGAGTGCCATGGTCAACTGCTTTAACAG aCTGGAAGTACAAGCAGATGTGCAGAAAGAGCGATACAGTCTGAGTGGAGAATCTGGCACAGTTAGCTTGGGAACAGTTAGTGACAATGCCAGTACCAAAGCAATGGCAGGATCCATTCTGAACTCCTACATCCCTTTGGACAG GGAAGGTAACAGCCTGGAAGTGCAGGTGGATATCGAATCCAAGCCAGCCAAGTTCCGGCACCACAGCGGGAGCAGCAGCGTTGAGGACGGCGGCGCTGCCGGGCGCGGCTCCGCCTGCTGCTCCGGCCCGCCCGAGGGCAAAGCCGGCGCCACCAAGTGGTCCAAGGACAGCACGGCGGGGAAGAAGTGCAAAGGTAAGCTGAGAAAGAAGAGTAGCATGAAGATTAATGAGACGAGAGAGGACATGGATGCTCAGCTGTTggagcagcaaagcacaaaCTCCAGCGAATTTGACTCTCCCTCTCTGAGCGATAGTATTCCATCTGTAGCAGATTCACACTCCAGCCATTTCTCTGAGTTCAGTTGCTCAGATATGGAAAGTATGAAAACTTCCTGTAGCCATGGCTCCAGCGACTATCACACTCGCTTTACCACAGTCAGTGTTCTCCCCGAGGTGGAAAACGATCGCTTGGAAAACTCTCCACAGCCGAGTGGAATCCCTGTGCCTGTTCCAACAGCCCCAAGCACTGATGTTCCACAGCTGAGTTACATTGCTGAGGAAAACATTAATAATGGATCTTCAACAGATGTAGGGTTAGGTGTTGGTGAAAcaccaaaagaaacaaacaacaaccaTTCACAACAGGCTGTGGAATTAAGCACTGCTATTCAGACTGAAATGTAA
- the RNF19A gene encoding E3 ubiquitin-protein ligase RNF19A isoform X2, with product MKFNPFLMSDLDMSLHRQMGSDRDLQSSASSVSLPSVKKAPKKRRISLGSLFRRKKDTKRKSRDLNGGVDGIASIESIHSEMCTDKNSIFSTCTSSDNGTTSSSKPSGDFMECPLCLLRHSKDRFPEIMTCHHRSCVDCLRQYLRIEISESRVNISCPECSERFNPHDIRLILNDDILMEKYEEFMLRRWLVADPDCRWCPAPDCGYAVIAFGCASCPKLTCGREGCGTEFCYHCKQIWHPNQTCDAARQERAQSLRLRTIRSSSISYSQESGAAADDIKPCPRCAAYIIKMNDGSCNHMTCAVCGCEFCWLCMKEISDLHYLSPSGCTFWGKKPWSRKKKILWQLGTLVGAPVGIALIAGIAIPAMIIGIPVYVGRKIHNRYEGKDVSKHKRNLAIAGGVTLSVIVSPVVAAVTVGIGVPIMLAYVYGVVPISLCRSGGCGVSAGNGKGVRIEFDDENDINVGGTNAAVDSTSVAEARHNPSIGEGSVGGLTGSLSASGSHMDRIGAMRDNLSETASTMALAGASITGSLSGSAMVNCFNRLEVQADVQKERYSLSGESGTVSLGTVSDNASTKAMAGSILNSYIPLDREGNSLEVQVDIESKPAKFRRPRAKPAPPSGPRTARRGRSAKVS from the exons ATGAAATTTAACCCCTTTCTGATGAGTGACCTAGACATGAGTTTACATCGGCAAATGGGCTCTGATCGGGACCTCCAGTCTTCTGCTTCCTCTGTGAGCCTGCCATCAGTTAAAAAGGCaccaaagaaaagaagaatttcgCTGGGCTCACTTTTTCggagaaaaaaagacacaaaacgCAAATCTAGGGATTTAAATGGAGGTGTTGATGGAATTGCAAGTATTGAAAGTATTCATTCAGAAATGTGTACAGACAAGAACTCTATTTTCTCCACATGTACCTCTTCTGATAACGGAACAACCTCTAGCAGCAAACCAAGCGGAGACTTCATGGAATGCCCCTTGTGCCTTTTGCGGCACTCCAAGGACAGGTTCCCCGAGATAATGACTTGTCACCATAGATCCTGTGTGGATTGCTTACGTCAGTATCTGCGGATAGAGATCTCTGAGAGCAGAGTTAATATTAGCTGCCCAGAATGCTCAGAACGCTTTAATCCTCATGATATTCGTTTGATATTAAATGATGACATCTTGATGGAAAAATATGAAGAGTTTATGCTTAGGCGATGGCTGGTTGCGGATCCTGATTGTAGGTGGTGCCCAGCTCCAGATTGCGG GTACGCAGTGATCGCGtttggctgtgccagctgccccaAGCTGACGTGCGGGCGAGAGGGCTGCGGGACGGAGTTCTGCTACCACTGTAAGCAGATCTGGCATCCCAACCAGACCTGCGATGCTGCCCGCCAggagagagctcagagcctgcGCCTGAGAACAATCCGCTCTTCATCTATCAGTTACAGCCAGGAGTCTGGAGCAGCAG ctgATGACATAAAGCCATGCCCACGCTGTGCTGCttatataataaaaatgaatgatGGAAGCTGCAATCATATGACTTGTGCTGTCTGCGGCTGTGAATTCTGTTGGCTATGTATGAAAGAGATCTCAGATTTACATTATTTAAG CCCATCAGGTTGCACATTTTGGGGAAAGAAGCCATGGAGCCGTAAGAAGAAAATCCTGTGGCAGCTAGGGACACTTGTTGGAGCTCCTGTAGGAATTGCCCTAATAGCTGGCATTGCTATTCCTGCTATGATTATTGGAATTCCTGTCTATGTGGGACGTAAG atTCACAATCGATACGAAGGCAAAGACGTTTCAAAGCACAAGCGAAACTTGGCTATAGCAGGTGGTGTAACCTTATCTGTAATTGTTTCTCCAGTTGTAGCTGCAGTAACCGTAG GTATTGGTGTTCCTATTATGCTGGCTTATGTGTATGGAGTTGTTCCAATTTCTCTCTGCCGAAGTGGAGGCTGTGGTGTGTCAGCTGGCAATGGAAAAGGTGTCAGGATAGAATTTGATGATGAAAATGATATAAATGTTGGTGGAACAAATGCAGCTGTAG ATAGCACGTCGGTGGCGGAGGCGCGTCACAACCCCAGCATAGGGGAGGGCAGCGTGGGGGGCCTGACGGGCAGCCTGAGCGCCAGCGGCAGCCACATGGACAGGATCGGAGCCATGCGCGACAACCTGAGCGAGACAGCCAGCACCATGGCCCTGGCTGGGGCCAGCATCACGGGCAGCCTCTCGGGGAGTGCCATGGTCAACTGCTTTAACAG aCTGGAAGTACAAGCAGATGTGCAGAAAGAGCGATACAGTCTGAGTGGAGAATCTGGCACAGTTAGCTTGGGAACAGTTAGTGACAATGCCAGTACCAAAGCAATGGCAGGATCCATTCTGAACTCCTACATCCCTTTGGACAG GGAAGGTAACAGCCTGGAAGTGCAGGTGGATATCGAATCCAAGCCAGCCAAGTTCCGGC GCCCGAGGGCAAAGCCGGCGCCACCAAGTGGTCCAAGGACAGCACGGCGGGGAAGAAGTGCAAAGGTAAGCTGA